CGCTCGGGGTTCGGCTTGCCGTTCGGGAACGAGCAAATCCTTACAGCTTCGGACAAGGCCGCGAGCGCTCAGTTCGGAAACTCGGTGGCATTGTCAGCGTCAGGCGATGTTGCGTTGATCGGGGCATGGCGCGCTCCGTCCGGAACCACTGCCACCGCGGGCCAATCCTACCTTTTTACGCGTGCAGGTGCTGGCTGGGTTCAGCAGCGGGTCATTTCGGCATCCGACAAATCGGTTAACGCGAATTTCGGGACGTATGTCGCATTGTCCGGCAACACGGCATTGATAGGGGCGTATCAGGCCGACCCGGGTGGTACATCCAATGCGGGGCAGTCCTACACGTATACGTTCCCTTGCGCCTTCGGCACGGCGATCACCGCCACCGGCGATCCGGCTACCTCGCTGTGGAAAATGGCCGCTGTTCCGTGCGTTCCGGCGGCGGCCAATGTGGCCGGTACCTTCGGGGATTCGGGATCCTACTCCAATTTTGCGACCGCCGCTTATGGCACGGATTGGGCTTTGTACACCCGCGATGTGGTCGCTGATGCGTATAGTTATTCCGGCATAGGGGATGCTGTCGCTCCTGGCGCCGGCTACTGGCTCAAGAGCTACAGCAACCCCACGAATGCTTCCATCGTCGTCGACGGCAGCGCCACGCCCGTGAGCACCGCGGGCCTCGTCGGCAGCGAATGTTCTACCGTCAACGGGTGTTATGCCATCCCTCTAACCGGGACATCCAGTCCCGCCGAGCTCATGCATCTGGTGGGTAATCCTCTTCCGTATGATGTCGACTGGGAACACGTGAGATTGTTGGTCGATGATACCGCTCCGGCGCTGACTCCCAGCGCGGCGCATGCCGCCGGTTATATGGCCAAGCATTTTTCCATCTGGAACGGCACGACCTACGATACCCACGACGACGTGACTCCCGGCCTGACCGGCGCGCTCAAGGTATTCCAGTCGTTCTGGGTCAAGACCCTGCCCGGCTCGAGCGGCCATACCCTGAAGCTGCTGATCCCCGCGAAGCCCAGTATCAACACCAGCCAGGCGGAGACGGTGCTGTTTCCTCCCTCTCGCCTCTGGGACAAATCCGTCGGGAACGGATTTGCACTTGCCCAAAGGGTGCCGGGCAGGACGGCCCGGCATGACTGGGACGGGATGAGGGTATCTGAAGCAGACCCTCGTTTGGCGCTGCCGTGGTACCTCGGCTGGCTGGACTGGGTGGCGCCGCCGGTTAGAGCCGAAGAAGCCGGGCTGGCGGTCGAAGCCCAGGGTGCCGGCATGAAAGCCCAAGGCCTGGCCGCCCGCGAAGCGACGCGGCGCAGCCACGCGTCCGCCCTGGCCAGCCTCAAAGCCTGGTACGTCCGGCTCAAGGTGGATAACCCCGCGCTCGGCTACAAGGACAGCGGCAACATTCTCGGCCAACTGGCCGACGCCAAAGCGGGCTACGACGCCTACGATCTGGCCGAGCCGGCGCCCTTCGCCGCGCCCTATCTCACCCTGGTGTTCCCGCACAAAGACTGGGGCGACAAGGCCGGCGCCTATGCCAGCGACTACCGGCCGGCCAAAGGCCTGAAGGCCATGAGCTGGGACATCGAAATCCGCGCCGATCAGGCGGGGTCGGAAGTGCGGGTGAGCTGGCAGGGCGACCCGCGGATCCTGGCCCGATCGCGGCTGACCGACCTGAGCAGCGGACAGACCTACTCGGTTGGCGACCCCGACCTCGTCGCCAACGGCGTGGCGGTATTCCTGGCCGACAAGGTGCAGCGCCTGCGCTGGCGCTACCTCGGCGGCCTGGGCAAACCGTAATGGCGGATCGCCTACCGGCTCCGCCCGCCGGTGGTAGCTCCGCACGCGCAGCGTAATCGGAGGCCTGCCGTGAGCGGAGTCGAACGGGAATGCTACCCCGACGGCCGAGCCGGCCGTAGTGTCACTTGAGTGAGCCGAGTCGGGACGGTCGGGCCTGACTTCCGGCCGCATGGCGGCTGTGGCGCTATCGAGTACCCGCAAAATCAGCGTCTTCTTGTATTGCTAATTTGAATCATCAATGTCATACGATAAGCACCATCTGCTGAGATTTCTCGGCACGACGCGGCGGGACTGCTCCTCATCTTCGGTGCCGGATTCTACGCATAACCTCTGAGCGGCGCTTCCGGGGAAATGAAAAAGACGGCAGCCCAGGGAGTTTATCCGATACTACTTTGCCGCCAGCAATAGCCGGTTCCTGAGATATTGGAACAGCGTCGGATGATGCCACAGGCGTGAAGGTAAAACGCCAGGCACGGTCCGCAAGTTGTGTGTACGCACGTCTTCCAGCGCCGATTTCATCAGGGGGATGGCCTTGGCGATCTGGTGTATGGGATAGGTGTTGAAATCGTCCCGCTCGTCGACTGCTATGGTGTCTTGATAGAGGACGCCGCCGGTGTCGATACCGGCATCCACCAGGTGCACCGTCACGCCGCAGTTTTCGCGGTCGTTGTTCGCAATCGCCCAATAGCCGCCGTGTACGCCCCGGTAACGCGGGGTAATGCCCATGTGCGTGTTGAGGAAGGGCGTCTCGATCGCGTCGAGAACCTCCCCCGAAATAATTCGCGTGCCGTTGACGACGACGGCGTCGGGGGCTAATTCGCGGAGCAATGCGATCGTCCGGGGCGAGTTGACGGTATCGACCGGGATTGCCAGGTTTTCGGGCAGCGGCGCGTCGTCGAGGCCGTAAGCCGAGATGAGCTCGCAGATTCTCCTGGCGGAAAACCGCGCCAGAAGCTTATTGCAGACGATGAAAAGCAGCTGGCCCAATGTCGCCGTCAGCCCCAGTTTTTCCATTCTCCGCCGTACGAGGCGGGTCAATGCAACGGGCTTTTCGACGATGATGGCGGCAACGTCTGCATGGGTCGCCAGGCCGTGATACATGATGCGGGAATAGCGGCTGTCGGTGCACAGAAATACGATTCTCGCTTTTCTTTCAGGCATTGGTGGATTCCGCTAGTGCGCACAGTTCTCCCATGTTCAGCGAGCGCATTCCGTGATTTTCGCGGAGACGGCCGTAATGGTGGACGATGCGTTCGAGGAACGCCAAGTTCTGTGCCGTGTGCTTCCCGAAATTATGCGGATGCCACCAGAGGTGGAATATGCGCTTGTGGACGGCGGCATCGTCCATCGCTTGGGTGATGCGCTTCAGGCGCAGTCCGTCCAGGCATGAGAGCTTTTTGGAATAAGGACGCAGGAACCGGCTCGATGGGAAATTGTAGGGCCGTGTGGCGGCGGCTGCTTCCATCGCATAGGTGTGGTGTCCAGAAACGTTGAAATAGGCGTCGAGCAGTCTGAGACCCCGCCTCAGCCGATTTTGGCCGGAATCGCCGGTGGCCCGGTGAATCCAGCCCGATTCATTGCCGCGATAGGATTTGATCCCCAACTCATTCAGGGTGGCAAGATAGTCCGGATTCCACTGGTTTCTGGGAAACACCAGGCTCTCGACGGATATCCCTTTGCTCTGCGCTACGGCCTTCGCCCCTGCGATATCGGCCTTGAAGTCGCTCACCGATTGACCGTCCTCCAAGCAATAATAGTGCGAGAAGGTATGGGTGGCGATTTCCTGGCCCTGATGGCCGGCGATGTGCCCTATTAGTTCGGGGGCGAAGTGATAAAGCGGGTCCAGCGTGTCGGCCCCTTCGATGTATCGGTAAGGGCAAAGCTCGTTCCGGCTATACCTGGGCACGGAGGTCGGCAGATTCCGCTTGAGCTGGCCGAGGTTTTCGAAGAACAAAAAGCCCACCGTTGCCCAGGTGGCATGAATCCCGTGGGTTTCGAATACCTTTAGCATTTCCCGGACGGCGGTTTCGACACCGGCCAGATTGTCCCGGTACTGGTCGATATGGAGCTTGTCCCTGACTCCCCAGTACAGCTCGAAGTCGAGGGAGACGGTGAATACGCCGTGGTCCAGTTTCATGAATGGCTCCCTTGGCGTCAGCGGTTCGGGGGTCGGCAGGCGGATGCCAGTATCTCCCGCAACCTGGGGAACTGGCTCTGCAGGGAATAGGCACGCACGACCTTTTCGCGGGCGGCCCTGCCCATGCGCTCGCGCAGTGCGGCATCGTTGGCCAGTGTCGTGATGGCCTCCGTCCATTCGCCGTCGCTGGAGGCGAGAAAGCCGTTGACGCCGTGTTCGACGATCTCGGCGTTCACTCCCACGGGCGATGCGATGACGGGTTTGCCGCAGGCCATGTACTGGATCAGCTTGTAGCCGCATTTCCCGCGCTCCCAGGCGAGATCGGCCAGGGGCATGATGCCGATGTCCAGCGTCTCCAGCAACTCGTATTCTTGCTCCTCGGACCAGGCGAGGCGCTCCGCCCCGGATATCCCGGCATCGGTATCGCCCGCGCCGATGAGGACCAGGCGCAGATCCGGCGTGTCGGCCACCCGCTGCAACGGGGTCCGCACGGGGCGGAGAAACGTGGCGGTCGAGGGCGTGCCGATCCAGCCGATCCGGACCGGTTCGGCAAGGTTCCGCGGCCGACCAATCTTTGGTTCGGGATAGCGGTTGAGGTCGATGACGCTGGGAACGATTTCCACCCGTGTCGCGCCCGCCTGCCGTGCCCGCTCCGCGAGGTAGGGGTTACCTGCGACCACGATCCCGGCATTGCGCATCACCTTGTCGATCTTTTTACCGAGTAAGGCCCGGAACAGCGGATTCCGATGGTGATCGTAGTTGTGGAAAACGGCGTCGTCATAATCGACTACATACGGCACGTCCAGCCGCTTCAGCAGCGTCTCCGCCGTCGCCGGCAGCCAGGGGAACAGTTCCTTTTCGATCCACAGCAGGTGGAAGCGCCGGGCCTTGCCAAGCGCCGACAGGCGCCGGAAATAGGCCGCGGCGATGTGGCTTAGGAGGCGTCCGCGATGTTCGTACAAGGCCACCAGGTAGGCGTTGGACAGGAAGGCGGAAGTTTCGACCTCGATTCCGCCCTCGGCCAGATAGGGGAGGTACTGATAGAAACGCACGCGGCTGCTGGCACCCAGCGTATCGTAGCGGGTGAGGGCGAGAATCCTCATCGGCCGTTTCTCCCAGGCCGGCAGAGCGAGGCGTATAGCCAGCCGAAAGCCTTCCAGGTGTCGGCAAACTCGCCCAGCCTGCCTCGCCCCAGGGCGTAGGCCGAGCGCGCCAGCGGTTCCAGCAGCAGGACGGCGCCCGAGGCCAGAAAGGCTTCAATCCCGGCAAAGTGCTTCCGGACGTACAGCAGTTTGCTGTTCGTGAGGTAGTAGAGGCGGCGTGCGCTGATCTGGCGGGACACGCCGCCGCCCCGGTGGAATATCCTGGCCCCCGCCAGATAGCGGCTGCCCCATCCGGCGCGGCGGGCGCGCAAGGCGAAGTCCAGGTCTTCGTAATAGACGAAGAAGCGTTCGTCGAAACCGCCGAGCTGCTCGAACACGGCGCGCCGCACGAAAAAGAAAGCGCCGATCACCTGGTCGACGTCACGGTCGGTGTCGTGGGGCCACTCGCTGAGGAAATGCGGGCGTATCCAGGCCGGAAACAGGCGGTCCAGCCCGAGCGCCTGGCCGATGAGCCGCCAGGCGGTGGGAAAGCGGGCGCAGCAGCGGGCGATGCGGCCGGCTTCGTCCAAGCACTGGATGCCACAAATACCGGTATCCTTTCCCGCTTCCGACTCCATGAACCCCGGTGGGGTGCTCAGGGCGCCGGGATGGAGCCGGGTATCCGGGTTAAGGAACAGCAGATAGTCGGCGCTTCCTTCGCGCGCGCCGAGATTGCTGGCCCGGCCGAAGCCGAAGTTGGCCGGGTTGCGGATCACGCGCAAGGCATAGGACGGCGATGGCAAGCCGTCCGCCGAACCGTCGGAGGACGCGTTGTCGACGACGGTGACCGCGACAGGGGCGGCTTCGTTCCCGAAATTCTCGATCGACCGCAGGCATTCGCGGAGCTGGGTTCCGGAATTCCAGTTGACGATGACGATGTCGATGCCTTTCATGCTTGTGGCTTCGCGCATGGCAGCGGGATTTTTAGAGTCTGTCTTGAAAAAGAAGATGGAGGATCGTAGGGCGGATAAGCGGCAGCGCATCCGCCAAATTCGGCTCCGCCGCTCTTCGAGTCAGCTTCGCTGCCCTTCGAGTCGGCGCGGAGGTGGATGCGCTACGCTTATCCACCCTACCTGAGCGGAGACTTTTCCTGATTTCAACTGATTGACTTTGCTTGAATAGATTTTTCAAGACAGGTTCTTAGAATTTCGGCCGTTCCCAGCTCAGCGAGAAGTCGTAGTTGTCCCAGGCCAGGTTGGGACTGTAGGCCGGGTCGTTGCGCAGAAAATCGCCCCAACGCTCGCGCATGTAGGCGCATTCCCGCCGGAACCGTTCGATCTTGTCCGGCGCGGTGTCGTTGCCGCGGCTCAAGGATTCGTGATGGTAAAGTTCCGCGGCGGGCGTCCAGACGTTCCGGTAGCCGGCCGCTTTCAGGCGCAGGCAGAGGTCCACGTCGTTGAATGCCACGGCCAGGTCCGGGTCGAAGCCGCCGACGTCCACGAAGCTCGCCTTGCGGATCACCATGCAGGCCGCGGTGACGGCGGAGAACTCCTGCAGCAGCACCGCCCGGTCGCAGTAGCCGGGCAGGCCGCGCGGCAGGAACTTGTGGGCGTGTCCGGCCACCCCGCCGACCAGGATCACGCCAGCATGCTGCAAGCGGTCGTTCGGGTACCACAGGCGCGCGCCCACCGCGCCGATACCGGGCCGGGCCGCGAGGCCGAGCATCTCGCCCAGCCAGTCGGGGGTGATCACCTCGATGTCGTTGTTCAGGAAGGCCAGGTATTGGCCTTGTGCGTGCTCAGCCGCCCGGTTGTTGATGGCCGAAAAATTGAACGGGCTGGGGTCCGGAATCACCCGCACCCCGCGGGCCGCGATCTCGCGGAAATAGTCCAGCGTCTGCGCTTCGTCGCTGCCGTTGTCGATGACCAGGATCTCGTAGTGGTCGTACGCCGTGCGCGCTTCGATGCTTTCGATGCAATTGCGCAGAAGATCGGCCCGGTTCCGGGTGGGGATGATGATGGAGACCAGCGGACGCTCCGGAGCCGGCGGGAAATGCACCGAAAGGCCGCGGGTCGCTTCCCGGCTGCGTTCGATCCTGGCCGGCTCCCCCCGCCGTGCCAGATGGGCCGCGACCGCCTTGCCGTAGATTTCGAGTTCTCCGCCGCAATCCTCTCGGCGGGAATACGGGCGATGGCAGAGGATCGCGGGAATGTGGGCGATGCTTTCGCTGCCATGGTTTTCGTAGATCGTGAATACGACTTCGGGGAGAGAGCAGGGCTCGGAAAGCGCCGAGAACCCCAGCCTTTCCAAACTGGCGGCACTGAAGAAAACCGGCGTCTGGAGATAAAACCGGGCCAGCGAAAGCTCGTAGTTCCAGTCGGGCTTGAATTCGGCGAAACAGCGATGTTTCCCCTTGATCAGATAGTCGTGGTCGCTATAGATCAGCTTGAATTTCGGGTAGCCGTCGATGCACGCCGCGACCCGGCTGATCGCATCGGGGGTCAGTCTGTCTCCCGCCTGCAGAAAACACACGAATTCCGAACCTTCCGGCACGACCTCGTCCGGCCGGAAGGTGAGCGGCGGCAAGGCGGGGTCCATGACGGCGACATGGCTGACGAGCCCCTGGAAATCCTGGGTACGGATCGACTCCAGCGTCACCTCGATGTCTTCCGGAGACGCCGAACCGGTGGACCCGACGATGAACGCGATGTCGAGCGTGTGCAGGTTGGAGGTCTCCACCTTGGACCGTATCTTCGCCTCTCCCCAGGGATGGCGGACCCAGAGGGCGTAAAACACCGTGTAATTCAAGGTGCCCAACAGCAGCATGGCCGGCTTCTTGATGTCGCCGGCCTGCAGCATGCCAAGCGCGCGTTTCAACGCACGTCCAAGAGGTTGCCGGTAGATCGGAATGAACGGAAGGCCGAATACCGACAGAGCGGTGTAGCGCAAGGTTTTCACCACGCGCGAGCGCTTCAGGAATCCTGGCAGCAGGGAATGGCGAGGGATCGTCGGGCTGATCCGGAAACGGACGGTACGCATCGAGGGGTTCGAACGAGGGAAATCGGGCTACTTCGTGACAGCCGGGATGGGCTCTCGCATCAGGCAGCGAAAAAACAGCTTGAGTATATAGCTTTTGGGGCCCTGCCAGGCCATGGCCGAGTTCAGATAGGACAACAGCACCTTGAGTCCGTGGTGAGCGGAGCGTCCGCAGGCCGAGTACCACAAGAGGGCGAAATCGCGATGGAGCCGCCCCACCGGGATGCCGCATCTGCCGGACACCGCGCGTGCCAGCGTTTCCAGCCAGCGGCGGGCTTCGGCCAGTTGGTCCGGGGAACCCTGAAAGGCGAGGGAAAAAAGGTCGATGTGGAGTGTCTTTTGGGCAGCGGCAGGCGCCAATCCGAACGACTCCAGATGCTCGAGCCTGACCTTGTCCCTGGTCGCTATCTGTTCCCCCTTGTTGGTATTGCTGACGTTCTCGGGATGGGATCGGTAACGCACCAGGACCTGGGGCAGGTTGCCGATGTGCGTATGCCGGGCGAGTCTTGCCCAGAGTTCGTAGTCTTCCGCATGCCGATAGCTCTCGCTGTAGCGGAGGCCGTGCCGATTCAGGATCTCCATGCGCACGATCACCGAACTGTGAAGAAACACATTGTCGTCGAGCAGCCCGTACACGATCTCCTCGTGCCGGCACGGCGGCCTGATCGTTTGCCGGACCGACTCGTGAAACAGCTCATAGGCGGTCCCGCACATGCCGATGTCGGGATTCTCGTCCAGGAAAGCGATCTGCTTTTCGAGGCGCTCTGGAAGTGCGATGTCGTCGCAATCCATCCGGGCCACGAACTCCGTCTGCACCAGGTCGAGTCCCCGGTTCAGCGTCTTCACCAGCCCCATATTCTCCGGATTCCGCTCCACCTTCACGCGGGGATCGCCGAAGGACTGCACAATGGCGACACTGGAATCGCTGGACCCGTCGTCGATGACCAGCAGGGTGAAGTCTCGAAATGTTTGGCCGAGGATGCTCTCCATGGCGGCCGCGAGGTACTTCTCGCCGTTATAGACCGGCATGAGGATGGTCACGCGCGGGGCGTGGCCGGGAGGGCTGGAATGATGTGTCATGTCGCGGCGATTGACATGGTAGGTCCACTGTGCACTGTGAAACCAATAGTCAAACAATAGGGTTGGTGTTAGGTGAAGCTAAGGATAACAAGTCGGCAGCCCCGTGTCTCACGCGATCTTGACACGTTTCCAGCACCGGTAGGCCAGCTTGAAGGTGTATGCCGGGTTTCCAAAGAGTCCAAAGGGTTGCCGCAGGAACTGAAGAAATACCCGCAAACCGTGATCGGCAAGCCTGCCGCAGGCTGAATACCACAGTTTGTTGAATTCAAGGAAGGTGTTCACGGGATTCTGGCGGCAACGCCGGACGCCGATACGATAGAGTTTCGCAAGCCAGACGCCTGCCGCCTTCAGCTCCGGTAAATCCCCCTCGAAGCGCATGTCGAACAACTGGCGATGCAATGCGGCATCGCCGGGCTGGGGCTCGAGTCCGAGATTGGTCCGGTGGATATGCCTTATCTTCGCCGCGGCGACCTGCTGCTCTTGCCTGAAGCGGGAACTGGTATTGGCGGGATGAAAGCGGTACCGGACCAGCACGCGGGGCAGGTTGGCGAGACGGCTGTAGCGCGCGAAACGGACCCATAATTCATAATCCTCGGCATAGGCAAATGCCGGATCGTATCTAAGCCGGTAGCGTTCCAACACGCTGCGCCGGAACATGACGGTATTGTGAGCCATCACGTTGTCGAAAATCAGCGCGTAACTGATGTCTTCATGAGTGGTTGGAGGGCGCACTACGATGCTTTCGGTATCCGTAAAGCGCTCGTAGTACCCCCCGCATAAACCGACGTCCGGGTGGGCATCCATGAATGCCAATTGCTCTTCCAGCCGATAAGGTGTCGCAATGTCGTCGGCGTCCATGCGGGCGATGTATTCGGATTGAACGAGCTCCAGTCCTTCATTCAACGTATTGATCAGCCCTCTGTTCGTAGGGTTGACCTTCACGGAAAGCCGAGGGTCCTTGATGGATCGAAGGATCTCCAAACTGGAATCCGTCGAACCATCATCGATCGCGAGCAGTGAGAAATTACGATAGGTCTGCGTCAGCACACTATCGACAGCCTCGCGCAGGTAACGTTCACCGTTATAGACGGGCAACAGAACGGTAACTTGCGGCTTGCATG
This portion of the Methylococcus mesophilus genome encodes:
- a CDS encoding glycosyltransferase family 4 protein — translated: MRILALTRYDTLGASSRVRFYQYLPYLAEGGIEVETSAFLSNAYLVALYEHRGRLLSHIAAAYFRRLSALGKARRFHLLWIEKELFPWLPATAETLLKRLDVPYVVDYDDAVFHNYDHHRNPLFRALLGKKIDKVMRNAGIVVAGNPYLAERARQAGATRVEIVPSVIDLNRYPEPKIGRPRNLAEPVRIGWIGTPSTATFLRPVRTPLQRVADTPDLRLVLIGAGDTDAGISGAERLAWSEEQEYELLETLDIGIMPLADLAWERGKCGYKLIQYMACGKPVIASPVGVNAEIVEHGVNGFLASSDGEWTEAITTLANDAALRERMGRAAREKVVRAYSLQSQFPRLREILASACRPPNR
- a CDS encoding polysaccharide deacetylase family protein, encoding MKLDHGVFTVSLDFELYWGVRDKLHIDQYRDNLAGVETAVREMLKVFETHGIHATWATVGFLFFENLGQLKRNLPTSVPRYSRNELCPYRYIEGADTLDPLYHFAPELIGHIAGHQGQEIATHTFSHYYCLEDGQSVSDFKADIAGAKAVAQSKGISVESLVFPRNQWNPDYLATLNELGIKSYRGNESGWIHRATGDSGQNRLRRGLRLLDAYFNVSGHHTYAMEAAAATRPYNFPSSRFLRPYSKKLSCLDGLRLKRITQAMDDAAVHKRIFHLWWHPHNFGKHTAQNLAFLERIVHHYGRLRENHGMRSLNMGELCALAESTNA
- a CDS encoding glycosyltransferase family 2 protein encodes the protein MKGIDIVIVNWNSGTQLRECLRSIENFGNEAAPVAVTVVDNASSDGSADGLPSPSYALRVIRNPANFGFGRASNLGAREGSADYLLFLNPDTRLHPGALSTPPGFMESEAGKDTGICGIQCLDEAGRIARCCARFPTAWRLIGQALGLDRLFPAWIRPHFLSEWPHDTDRDVDQVIGAFFFVRRAVFEQLGGFDERFFVYYEDLDFALRARRAGWGSRYLAGARIFHRGGGVSRQISARRLYYLTNSKLLYVRKHFAGIEAFLASGAVLLLEPLARSAYALGRGRLGEFADTWKAFGWLYASLCRPGRNGR
- a CDS encoding glycosyltransferase family 2 protein; this translates as MTTSACKPQVTVLLPVYNGERYLREAVDSVLTQTYRNFSLLAIDDGSTDSSLEILRSIKDPRLSVKVNPTNRGLINTLNEGLELVQSEYIARMDADDIATPYRLEEQLAFMDAHPDVGLCGGYYERFTDTESIVVRPPTTHEDISYALIFDNVMAHNTVMFRRSVLERYRLRYDPAFAYAEDYELWVRFARYSRLANLPRVLVRYRFHPANTSSRFRQEQQVAAAKIRHIHRTNLGLEPQPGDAALHRQLFDMRFEGDLPELKAAGVWLAKLYRIGVRRCRQNPVNTFLEFNKLWYSACGRLADHGLRVFLQFLRQPFGLFGNPAYTFKLAYRCWKRVKIA
- a CDS encoding formyl transferase, whose protein sequence is MPERKARIVFLCTDSRYSRIMYHGLATHADVAAIIVEKPVALTRLVRRRMEKLGLTATLGQLLFIVCNKLLARFSARRICELISAYGLDDAPLPENLAIPVDTVNSPRTIALLRELAPDAVVVNGTRIISGEVLDAIETPFLNTHMGITPRYRGVHGGYWAIANNDRENCGVTVHLVDAGIDTGGVLYQDTIAVDERDDFNTYPIHQIAKAIPLMKSALEDVRTHNLRTVPGVLPSRLWHHPTLFQYLRNRLLLAAK
- a CDS encoding FG-GAP repeat protein; this encodes MRGGIRLVRTIGWVLLLAAPSLGLSAAELDAALPRELQTAVSANLRKVKVAEGGYTTLNPGHGLAVRFREGGLTVSPLGKPAAANRAPAWRWGMKLTGYGTPSAIRPVAPATAVAAGQRLEYRRGAVTEWYENRPEGLEQGFTLAEPPAPGAEALVLSLAVEGGLKPQIASRSQAIEFRDGTGIPTLQYKDLKVVDATGQVLQAHFVLSAETVQIHVDARGAAWPVVVDPLVTSEQILAVSSKTANAQIGWSVALSGDTALVGMPYADPGSVTDSGRVYVYTRTGATWTEQQTLLASDKATSAHFGFDVALSGDTAVIGAANAKAGTVSNAGQAYVYTRSGFGSPFGNEQILSASDKAGAAQFGNSVDVSGDTILVGAVYAKSGTLTAAGQAYVYTRSTVGSPFGNQQILSASDKSASAHFGYLVRLSGDTAVVGAADADPGSVTDAGAAYVYTRPTSGSPFGSEQKLFASDKAATAHFGYSVDLSGDTLVVGATDADPMNFTDAGQAYVYTRSGFGLPFGNEQILTASDKAASAQFGNSVALSASGDVALIGAWRAPSGTTATAGQSYLFTRAGAGWVQQRVISASDKSVNANFGTYVALSGNTALIGAYQADPGGTSNAGQSYTYTFPCAFGTAITATGDPATSLWKMAAVPCVPAAANVAGTFGDSGSYSNFATAAYGTDWALYTRDVVADAYSYSGIGDAVAPGAGYWLKSYSNPTNASIVVDGSATPVSTAGLVGSECSTVNGCYAIPLTGTSSPAELMHLVGNPLPYDVDWEHVRLLVDDTAPALTPSAAHAAGYMAKHFSIWNGTTYDTHDDVTPGLTGALKVFQSFWVKTLPGSSGHTLKLLIPAKPSINTSQAETVLFPPSRLWDKSVGNGFALAQRVPGRTARHDWDGMRVSEADPRLALPWYLGWLDWVAPPVRAEEAGLAVEAQGAGMKAQGLAAREATRRSHASALASLKAWYVRLKVDNPALGYKDSGNILGQLADAKAGYDAYDLAEPAPFAAPYLTLVFPHKDWGDKAGAYASDYRPAKGLKAMSWDIEIRADQAGSEVRVSWQGDPRILARSRLTDLSSGQTYSVGDPDLVANGVAVFLADKVQRLRWRYLGGLGKP
- a CDS encoding glycosyltransferase family 2 protein — encoded protein: MRTVRFRISPTIPRHSLLPGFLKRSRVVKTLRYTALSVFGLPFIPIYRQPLGRALKRALGMLQAGDIKKPAMLLLGTLNYTVFYALWVRHPWGEAKIRSKVETSNLHTLDIAFIVGSTGSASPEDIEVTLESIRTQDFQGLVSHVAVMDPALPPLTFRPDEVVPEGSEFVCFLQAGDRLTPDAISRVAACIDGYPKFKLIYSDHDYLIKGKHRCFAEFKPDWNYELSLARFYLQTPVFFSAASLERLGFSALSEPCSLPEVVFTIYENHGSESIAHIPAILCHRPYSRREDCGGELEIYGKAVAAHLARRGEPARIERSREATRGLSVHFPPAPERPLVSIIIPTRNRADLLRNCIESIEARTAYDHYEILVIDNGSDEAQTLDYFREIAARGVRVIPDPSPFNFSAINNRAAEHAQGQYLAFLNNDIEVITPDWLGEMLGLAARPGIGAVGARLWYPNDRLQHAGVILVGGVAGHAHKFLPRGLPGYCDRAVLLQEFSAVTAACMVIRKASFVDVGGFDPDLAVAFNDVDLCLRLKAAGYRNVWTPAAELYHHESLSRGNDTAPDKIERFRRECAYMRERWGDFLRNDPAYSPNLAWDNYDFSLSWERPKF
- a CDS encoding glycosyltransferase family 2 protein, with amino-acid sequence MTHHSSPPGHAPRVTILMPVYNGEKYLAAAMESILGQTFRDFTLLVIDDGSSDSSVAIVQSFGDPRVKVERNPENMGLVKTLNRGLDLVQTEFVARMDCDDIALPERLEKQIAFLDENPDIGMCGTAYELFHESVRQTIRPPCRHEEIVYGLLDDNVFLHSSVIVRMEILNRHGLRYSESYRHAEDYELWARLARHTHIGNLPQVLVRYRSHPENVSNTNKGEQIATRDKVRLEHLESFGLAPAAAQKTLHIDLFSLAFQGSPDQLAEARRWLETLARAVSGRCGIPVGRLHRDFALLWYSACGRSAHHGLKVLLSYLNSAMAWQGPKSYILKLFFRCLMREPIPAVTK